A window from Streptomyces griseiscabiei encodes these proteins:
- a CDS encoding phosphotransferase yields MARFLHLPPGTLVSLRIQLKDVRKRPVVIRTWTDEREILWAVGRKLRHVPRCLYKDDTCMINTYAHGVPLSRLRGNGRPEDPGLVDALCGLLVQTATVPPRWVPRRPPGWPTEKDDSQGFLRTLAGEADRQIREPNWAEYGSLFEALGVPEDALRRLAGRVPSMTRRRSRMLHGDLHPGNVIVSSVKGPPLICLDWELALYGDPLHDLATHLVRTKYPQERWDQVIASWERQMRDEFPAAVAGLHEDLRHYVNFERAQSVFPDVIRAVGPLEPSGSSGSSGSMENELPDRISLDAAVGTIGLALAAAEDPLELRKPVLDQRRIERVVTGWLAGRRDGGRGVGAGRTRAWGGAGVGARVGALAGLRAGAGRRGAEPVVWVSDPRVPERADFPRGAVTEVLGLRREAPARRVFTDTAHVNTIVRSQEAGRWVLVRGRRPGAAPLERGHLSEHAVLRFLEDSKARVEAPLLLASGETARGERFSVQTWAGDGRGGVGVDERNAGAPYNHPERGLDEREADALVDQLVALRWTNGAYLDPTMWTPGHFYATLLAQFLAQVGGFPEETRQLAKLFGLPDAESLGRSLGRFMAGRPPVLLHGDLRPQKLVRRDDESALTLVGWERALVGDPLYDLARHHHLTPTDGMIRDRMLCRWASRMDGRYTADMYEDYDTYRRLEAARSAYLDLHRLVTGAEFDVPHVRRTAGDYVTTLSRATSALGLLDHRNVNPYLTLMLR; encoded by the coding sequence ATGGCCAGGTTCCTCCACCTCCCGCCCGGCACCCTCGTGAGTCTGCGGATCCAGCTCAAGGACGTACGGAAGCGGCCGGTCGTCATCCGTACCTGGACCGACGAGCGGGAGATCCTGTGGGCTGTCGGCCGCAAACTGCGCCACGTGCCCAGGTGTCTTTACAAGGACGACACCTGCATGATCAACACCTATGCGCACGGTGTCCCGCTGTCCCGGCTGCGCGGAAACGGCCGGCCGGAGGATCCCGGACTCGTCGACGCGCTGTGCGGACTGCTCGTCCAGACGGCGACCGTGCCCCCGCGGTGGGTGCCGCGCCGCCCGCCCGGCTGGCCCACCGAGAAGGACGACAGCCAGGGCTTCCTGCGGACCCTCGCGGGCGAGGCGGATCGGCAGATCAGGGAGCCCAACTGGGCGGAGTACGGCTCCCTGTTCGAGGCGCTCGGCGTTCCGGAGGACGCGCTGAGGCGGTTGGCCGGGCGGGTGCCGAGCATGACCCGACGGCGGTCCCGCATGCTCCATGGTGATCTGCACCCCGGCAACGTGATCGTGTCGTCCGTGAAGGGACCGCCCCTGATCTGCCTGGACTGGGAGCTGGCGTTGTACGGCGACCCTCTCCACGATCTCGCGACGCACCTCGTGCGGACGAAGTACCCGCAGGAGCGGTGGGATCAGGTCATCGCCTCCTGGGAGAGGCAGATGCGGGACGAGTTCCCCGCGGCGGTCGCAGGACTGCACGAGGACCTGCGGCACTACGTGAACTTCGAGCGGGCCCAGTCCGTCTTTCCCGACGTGATACGGGCCGTGGGGCCCTTGGAGCCTTCGGGGTCCTCGGGGTCCTCGGGGTCCATGGAGAACGAACTGCCGGACCGAATCAGCCTCGACGCCGCCGTGGGCACGATCGGTCTGGCCCTGGCGGCGGCGGAAGACCCGTTGGAGCTGCGGAAGCCGGTGCTCGACCAGCGCAGGATCGAGCGCGTGGTGACCGGGTGGCTGGCCGGGCGGCGTGACGGCGGCCGGGGCGTCGGTGCCGGCCGGACGAGGGCGTGGGGCGGTGCGGGTGTGGGCGCGCGGGTCGGTGCCCTGGCCGGTCTGCGGGCCGGTGCGGGCCGCCGGGGCGCGGAGCCGGTCGTATGGGTGTCGGACCCGCGTGTCCCGGAGCGCGCGGACTTCCCGCGCGGCGCCGTGACCGAGGTGCTGGGGCTGCGGCGTGAGGCCCCGGCCCGACGGGTGTTCACGGACACCGCCCATGTGAACACGATCGTGCGGAGCCAGGAGGCCGGCCGCTGGGTCCTGGTGCGGGGCCGGCGCCCCGGCGCCGCTCCCCTCGAACGCGGGCACCTCAGCGAGCACGCCGTACTGCGGTTCCTGGAGGACTCGAAGGCACGGGTCGAGGCGCCGCTCCTGCTCGCGTCGGGTGAGACCGCGCGGGGAGAACGCTTCTCCGTCCAGACCTGGGCGGGCGACGGCCGAGGAGGCGTGGGGGTGGACGAGCGGAACGCGGGGGCGCCGTACAACCACCCCGAGCGCGGGCTCGACGAGCGTGAGGCGGACGCGCTGGTCGATCAGCTCGTCGCCCTGAGGTGGACGAACGGGGCGTATCTCGATCCGACGATGTGGACCCCGGGCCACTTCTACGCGACCCTGCTGGCCCAATTCCTCGCCCAGGTCGGGGGGTTCCCGGAGGAGACCCGTCAGCTTGCCAAGCTGTTCGGTCTGCCCGACGCGGAGAGCCTCGGCCGGAGTCTCGGGCGCTTCATGGCGGGCCGTCCGCCGGTCCTGCTCCACGGTGACCTGCGCCCGCAGAAGCTCGTACGCCGCGACGACGAGTCGGCCCTGACCCTCGTCGGCTGGGAACGGGCGCTGGTCGGCGACCCCCTGTACGACCTGGCCCGACACCATCATCTGACGCCCACCGACGGGATGATCCGCGACCGGATGCTCTGCCGCTGGGCGAGCCGGATGGACGGCAGGTACACCGCGGACATGTACGAGGACTACGACACGTACCGCAGGCTGGAGGCCGCCCGCTCCGCCTATCTCGATCTGCACCGCCTGGTGACCGGGGCGGAATTCGACGTCCCGCACGTCCGCCGCACCGCGGGCGACTACGTGACCACGCTCAGCAGGGCGACCAGTGCCCTCGGCCTCCTGGACCACCGGAACGTCAACCCGTACCTGACCCTCATGCTGCGGTAG
- a CDS encoding TetR family transcriptional regulator — MSESGLRERKRRRMYENVSGIAIGLFLEKGFDAVSVAEVAAAAEISKPTLFRYFPAKEDLVLYRIADHEDETARVVAGRAEGESVVGAVRAHFLAGLARRDPVTGLNDHPQVLAFHRLLYGTPSLVARAYGHLERAEAALAEVLGGGLDARVAAGQIVAVRRVLAEENRRRVEAGESLAEVERDAVAAAERVFGRLEGALPLGPRPESTLGIVEAR, encoded by the coding sequence ATGAGCGAGAGCGGGCTGCGGGAGCGCAAGAGGCGGCGGATGTACGAGAACGTGTCGGGGATCGCGATCGGGCTGTTCCTGGAGAAGGGGTTCGACGCGGTGTCCGTGGCGGAGGTGGCCGCGGCGGCGGAGATCTCCAAGCCGACGCTCTTCCGGTACTTCCCGGCGAAGGAGGACCTCGTCCTGTACCGGATCGCCGATCACGAGGACGAGACGGCGCGGGTGGTGGCGGGGCGGGCCGAGGGGGAGTCGGTCGTCGGGGCCGTACGGGCGCACTTCCTGGCGGGGCTGGCCCGCCGGGACCCGGTGACCGGGCTGAACGACCACCCGCAGGTGCTCGCGTTCCACCGGCTGCTGTACGGGACGCCGTCGCTGGTCGCGCGGGCGTACGGCCATCTGGAGCGGGCCGAGGCCGCGCTCGCCGAAGTGCTCGGCGGCGGGCTCGACGCGCGGGTCGCCGCCGGGCAGATCGTGGCCGTACGGCGGGTGCTCGCGGAGGAGAACCGGCGGCGGGTGGAGGCCGGGGAGTCCTTGGCGGAGGTCGAACGGGACGCCGTGGCCGCCGCCGAGCGGGTGTTCGGGCGGCTGGAGGGGGCGCTGCCGCTGGGGCCGCGGCCCGAGAGCACTCTCGGGATCGTTGAGGCTCGGTAA
- a CDS encoding HelD family protein has translation MTPSEASADPALRDALAQERAYHDTCRAALAAMVEGAGEQVVVGEDVSASGADAEVLGYRLRSRAKEMRELPEGPLFFGRLDFAAAARSDHAGQSYHLGRLRISEDPGVPPLVVDWRAPVSRAFYQAHSRDPRGVAVRRRFGWAPGSRGDSADLTGLEDEHLDRRHAAGGLPVAHPAHPARPGGLLAAEIERPRLGPMRDIAATIQPEQDDLVRADLSTSVCVQGAPGTGKTAVGLHRAAYLLYTHPRRIRRGGLLILGPNRAFLSYIAEVLPALGESGVRQSTVTDEIARHPVTGEDDERAAVLKHDPRMAGVLRRALYAGVAGGGGPGERFESLVLAEGSYRWRVSGDELRRIVADVRAEEPPYDVGRERVRARVVALVREQAERRSGPRPHAWLYRISRSRPVGAYIDAVWPKVRPEEVVARLLGDPDALAGAAQGLLDAEERKAVGWAKPPRTWRSARWSAADLVLLDEVAGLLAHPDGYGHVVVDEAQDLSPMECRAIARRAAYGSVTVLGDLAQGTTPWAARDWPGLLAHLGKPDAHVVALTTGFRVPRAVVGLANGLLGRLGVDVPAARSLRGDGELRIRRVGGGGGAGRGGDGAQEAVRSEEAVRSEVVSAVLDALAHEGSIGVVVADGPDVVRLRGALSEAGVTVGGPGELGVPVTVLGAGAAKGLEYDHVVVVEPAAIVAAEERGLHRLYVALTRAVSRLDVVHARALPW, from the coding sequence ATGACGCCAAGCGAAGCCTCCGCCGACCCCGCCCTCCGGGACGCCCTCGCCCAGGAACGCGCGTACCACGACACCTGCCGGGCCGCCCTCGCCGCCATGGTCGAGGGGGCGGGCGAGCAGGTCGTCGTAGGGGAGGACGTCTCCGCCTCGGGCGCCGACGCCGAGGTGCTCGGGTACCGGCTGCGCAGCCGTGCCAAGGAGATGCGGGAGCTGCCGGAAGGGCCGTTGTTCTTCGGAAGGCTCGACTTCGCCGCCGCGGCCCGCAGCGACCACGCCGGGCAGAGCTATCACCTCGGACGGCTGCGGATCAGTGAGGATCCGGGTGTGCCGCCCCTCGTCGTGGACTGGCGGGCGCCGGTCTCGCGGGCCTTCTACCAGGCCCATTCCCGTGATCCCCGGGGTGTCGCCGTCCGGCGCCGCTTCGGGTGGGCGCCGGGCAGCCGAGGTGACTCGGCCGACCTCACGGGGCTGGAGGACGAGCATCTGGACCGCCGTCACGCCGCCGGGGGCCTTCCCGTCGCCCACCCCGCCCACCCCGCCCGCCCCGGTGGCCTTCTCGCCGCCGAGATCGAGCGGCCCCGGCTCGGCCCCATGCGGGACATCGCGGCCACCATCCAGCCGGAGCAGGACGACCTGGTCCGGGCCGACCTCTCCACCTCCGTCTGTGTGCAGGGCGCCCCGGGCACCGGCAAGACCGCCGTCGGGCTGCACCGCGCCGCGTACCTCCTCTACACCCACCCCCGGCGCATCCGCCGCGGCGGCCTGCTGATCCTCGGCCCGAACCGCGCCTTCCTCTCCTACATCGCCGAAGTCCTGCCCGCGCTCGGCGAGTCGGGGGTACGCCAGTCGACGGTCACGGACGAGATCGCCCGGCATCCGGTCACGGGGGAGGACGACGAACGGGCCGCGGTGCTGAAGCACGACCCCCGGATGGCGGGGGTGCTGCGCCGGGCGCTGTACGCGGGCGTCGCGGGTGGTGGGGGGCCCGGGGAGCGGTTCGAGTCGCTGGTGCTGGCGGAGGGTTCGTACCGGTGGCGGGTGTCCGGGGACGAGCTGCGGCGGATCGTGGCGGACGTACGCGCGGAGGAACCGCCGTACGACGTCGGGCGGGAGCGGGTCCGGGCGCGGGTGGTGGCGCTGGTGCGGGAGCAGGCGGAGCGGCGGTCGGGGCCGCGTCCGCACGCGTGGCTGTACCGGATCTCGCGGTCACGGCCGGTCGGCGCGTACATCGACGCCGTATGGCCGAAGGTCCGGCCGGAGGAGGTGGTGGCACGGCTGCTGGGGGACCCGGACGCGCTGGCCGGCGCGGCGCAGGGGCTGCTCGACGCGGAGGAGCGGAAGGCGGTCGGGTGGGCGAAGCCGCCGCGGACCTGGCGCTCGGCCCGCTGGTCGGCCGCCGACCTCGTCCTGCTCGACGAGGTCGCGGGGCTCCTCGCCCACCCCGACGGTTACGGCCATGTCGTCGTCGACGAGGCCCAGGATCTCTCCCCGATGGAGTGCCGCGCGATCGCCCGCCGGGCGGCCTACGGCTCGGTGACCGTCCTCGGCGATCTCGCCCAGGGGACGACCCCCTGGGCCGCCCGCGACTGGCCCGGCCTCCTCGCCCACCTGGGCAAGCCGGACGCCCATGTCGTCGCCCTCACCACCGGTTTCCGGGTGCCGCGGGCCGTCGTCGGGCTGGCGAACGGGTTGCTCGGGCGCCTCGGGGTGGACGTGCCCGCCGCCCGGTCCCTGCGCGGTGACGGGGAGTTGCGGATCAGGAGGGTGGGTGGTGGCGGGGGTGCGGGCAGGGGCGGGGACGGCGCGCAGGAGGCCGTCCGTTCGGAGGAGGCGGTCCGCTCGGAGGTGGTCTCCGCCGTGCTGGACGCGCTCGCGCACGAGGGGTCCATCGGGGTCGTCGTGGCCGACGGTCCGGATGTCGTACGGCTGCGGGGCGCCCTCTCCGAGGCCGGGGTGACGGTGGGCGGTCCGGGTGAACTCGGGGTGCCTGTCACGGTGTTGGGCGCGGGCGCGGCGAAGGGACTCGAGTACGACCATGTCGTGGTCGTCGAACCGGCGGCCATCGTGGCGGCGGAGGAGCGGGGGCTGCACCGGCTGTATGTCGCGCTCACCCGTGCGGTGTCGCGCCTGGACGTGGTGCACGCGCGGGCGCTGCCGTGGTGA
- a CDS encoding nitroreductase/quinone reductase family protein: protein MPNPFNQQVIDEFRARHGEVGGYFEGARLILLTTTGARTGNRHTTPLGYLPDGDGAILVIASAGGSPKHPDWYRNITADPRVTVESGVFTYEAEAVVLDGEERDRAFARAVESEPGWAEYQAKTDRTIPVVALREIPVAGPPNVNAGSMGEGLKVIHDAFRRELALIKQELIASGGRAGLGAQLRVNCLTFCQGLHNHHTGEDMGLFPFLGERHPELAPTLARLDEEHRGIAALVEDLRRVVTTENADPAAVLPEVERLIAALEAHLTYEEEQLIPALDAATKPEGWTAGQESEPAVPSP from the coding sequence ATGCCCAACCCCTTCAACCAGCAGGTCATCGACGAGTTCCGCGCCCGCCACGGCGAGGTCGGCGGATATTTCGAGGGCGCCCGCCTGATCCTCCTGACCACCACCGGCGCCCGTACCGGCAACCGGCACACCACCCCCCTCGGCTACCTCCCCGACGGCGACGGCGCGATCCTGGTCATCGCGTCGGCCGGGGGCTCGCCGAAGCACCCCGACTGGTACCGGAACATCACCGCCGACCCCCGGGTCACCGTGGAGAGCGGGGTGTTCACCTACGAGGCAGAGGCCGTCGTCCTGGACGGCGAGGAGCGGGACCGGGCGTTCGCGCGGGCGGTCGAGAGCGAACCGGGATGGGCCGAGTACCAGGCGAAGACGGACCGTACGATCCCCGTCGTCGCGCTGCGGGAGATCCCCGTGGCCGGTCCGCCGAACGTCAACGCCGGTTCCATGGGCGAGGGTCTCAAGGTCATCCATGACGCCTTCCGCCGCGAACTTGCCCTGATCAAGCAGGAGTTGATCGCCAGCGGCGGCAGGGCCGGCCTCGGCGCACAGCTCCGCGTCAACTGCCTCACCTTCTGCCAGGGCCTCCACAACCACCACACCGGCGAGGACATGGGCCTGTTCCCCTTCCTCGGCGAGCGCCACCCCGAGCTGGCCCCGACCCTCGCGCGCCTCGACGAGGAGCACCGCGGCATCGCCGCCCTCGTCGAGGATCTGCGCCGCGTGGTGACCACCGAGAACGCCGACCCGGCCGCCGTACTCCCCGAGGTGGAGCGGCTCATCGCCGCGCTCGAAGCCCATCTCACGTACGAGGAGGAGCAGTTGATCCCGGCGCTGGACGCGGCGACGAAGCCCGAGGGGTGGACGGCCGGACAGGAGAGCGAACCCGCGGTCCCGTCCCCGTAG
- a CDS encoding DinB family protein, with translation MTATAPDAKADLLFYLRSARDALLWKLEGLSEYDARRPLTPTGTNLLGLLKHAAGVELGYLGDTFGRPSGEALPWLDADTDAGSEPNADMWATADESREDIVGLYRRAWAHADATIDALPLDTVGRVPWWPDDRDEVTLHHAVVRVIADTHRHAGHADILRELLDGAVGMNEHNTSVPSNDPAWWERYRDRLEQAAEEAEEAEKAEESDRKA, from the coding sequence ATGACCGCCACCGCCCCGGACGCCAAGGCCGACCTCCTCTTCTATCTGCGGTCCGCCCGCGACGCCCTGCTGTGGAAGCTCGAAGGGCTGTCGGAGTACGACGCCCGCCGCCCGCTGACGCCGACCGGCACCAATCTCCTGGGGCTGCTGAAGCACGCGGCCGGTGTCGAACTCGGCTACCTCGGCGACACCTTCGGGCGCCCGTCCGGCGAGGCGCTGCCCTGGCTCGACGCCGACACCGACGCCGGGTCCGAGCCCAACGCGGACATGTGGGCCACCGCCGACGAGTCCCGCGAGGACATCGTGGGCCTCTACCGCCGGGCCTGGGCCCACGCCGACGCGACGATCGACGCGCTGCCGTTGGACACCGTGGGCCGGGTGCCGTGGTGGCCCGACGACAGGGACGAGGTGACGCTGCACCACGCCGTGGTCCGCGTGATCGCCGACACCCACCGGCACGCCGGGCACGCCGACATCCTCCGGGAACTCCTGGACGGCGCGGTCGGAATGAACGAGCACAACACCAGCGTCCCGTCGAACGACCCGGCGTGGTGGGAGCGTTATCGCGACCGGCTGGAACAGGCGGCCGAGGAAGCCGAGGAGGCCGAGAAGGCCGAGGAGTCCGACCGAAAGGCGTGA
- a CDS encoding dienelactone hydrolase family protein, whose protein sequence is MRFTSERRLDDAVLEREFILGDIPGILWTPASTSASATASAQAPAPLILLSPPPLGMRKAYPRLVGRARHSVADGFATAAIEFPGCGDRPRLPATERAVADLRRAMEAGEPVTDEIIDALVLPLVDMAVPEWQTALDALLALPGIGGPVGYSGGVISIGTRLAVVEPRISAAVLFAGSFVPRVIFDEARQVTIPLHVLLQWDDEGNDRRAALELFDAFGSKEKTLHANMGGHTGVPQFAGEAAAQFFTRHLR, encoded by the coding sequence ATGCGCTTCACCTCTGAACGCCGTCTCGACGACGCTGTCCTCGAACGCGAATTCATCCTCGGTGACATCCCCGGAATCCTGTGGACGCCCGCGTCTACCTCCGCATCCGCAACCGCCTCGGCACAGGCGCCCGCGCCGCTGATCCTGCTCAGCCCTCCTCCGCTCGGGATGCGCAAGGCGTATCCCCGGCTGGTGGGCCGGGCCCGGCACTCCGTGGCGGACGGCTTCGCCACGGCCGCCATCGAGTTCCCCGGCTGCGGCGACCGGCCCCGCCTGCCCGCCACCGAGCGGGCCGTCGCCGACCTGCGCCGGGCCATGGAGGCCGGCGAGCCGGTCACCGACGAGATCATCGACGCCCTCGTCCTGCCCCTGGTCGACATGGCGGTCCCGGAATGGCAGACCGCCCTGGACGCCCTCCTGGCGCTGCCCGGGATCGGCGGCCCGGTCGGGTACTCGGGGGGAGTGATCTCCATCGGGACCCGGCTGGCGGTGGTCGAGCCGCGTATCTCGGCCGCTGTGCTGTTCGCCGGGAGTTTCGTCCCTCGCGTGATCTTCGACGAGGCCCGCCAGGTCACCATTCCCCTGCATGTCCTGCTGCAGTGGGACGACGAAGGCAACGACCGGCGGGCGGCCCTGGAACTGTTCGACGCCTTCGGCTCCAAGGAGAAGACGCTGCACGCCAACATGGGCGGCCACACCGGCGTCCCGCAGTTCGCGGGGGAGGCCGCGGCACAGTTCTTCACCCGACACCTGAGGTGA
- a CDS encoding GNAT family N-acetyltransferase has protein sequence MRSDDWHLTEDVHVFHARAGEFLRSRPALHTMQLTVTEKYRANGVAAHGSEAPVFGRLERDGEVHAAFIQRTRASFLSLAPATREQADALADRLADLGHPVPGVSADHETSTAFAEAWQRRSGATPVATTRLHLYRLGTLTPQEPFPEGRGRVVGEGDREQLIRFCREFCVAVGEQVSIDLIDAGAWDDSRFGDRHYTFWETPDGTPVSMAAATSVVGGMIRVDPVYTPAHLRGRGYAGAVTVETSRAALAAGATDVVLFTDPGNATSNALYRRLGYVRLTDYTVYEFPSTAAEAEAAAEAD, from the coding sequence ATGCGTTCCGATGACTGGCATCTCACCGAAGACGTTCACGTTTTTCATGCCCGAGCAGGGGAGTTCCTGCGCTCGCGGCCCGCCCTGCACACCATGCAGCTGACAGTGACCGAGAAGTACCGAGCGAACGGCGTCGCCGCGCACGGCTCCGAAGCGCCGGTATTCGGCCGACTGGAGCGAGACGGCGAGGTCCACGCCGCCTTCATCCAGCGCACCCGCGCGTCCTTCCTGAGCCTCGCCCCCGCCACGCGCGAGCAGGCCGACGCGCTCGCCGACCGCCTGGCCGACCTCGGTCACCCCGTCCCCGGTGTCAGCGCGGACCACGAGACGTCCACCGCTTTCGCCGAGGCCTGGCAGCGGCGGAGCGGTGCCACGCCGGTGGCCACCACGCGGCTCCATCTCTACCGCCTCGGCACGCTCACCCCGCAGGAGCCGTTCCCGGAGGGCCGGGGGCGGGTCGTGGGCGAGGGGGACCGGGAGCAACTCATCCGCTTCTGCCGGGAGTTCTGTGTCGCCGTCGGGGAACAGGTCTCCATCGACCTGATCGACGCCGGCGCCTGGGACGACTCCCGCTTCGGCGACCGGCACTACACGTTCTGGGAGACCCCAGACGGCACCCCCGTCTCCATGGCGGCCGCGACCTCGGTCGTCGGCGGCATGATCCGGGTGGACCCCGTCTACACCCCGGCCCATCTCCGGGGCCGCGGCTACGCGGGTGCCGTGACCGTCGAGACGAGCCGCGCCGCGCTGGCCGCCGGCGCGACGGACGTCGTGCTGTTCACCGACCCCGGCAACGCCACCAGCAACGCCCTCTACCGGCGCCTCGGATACGTCCGCCTCACCGACTACACCGTGTACGAGTTCCCGTCCACCGCGGCCGAGGCCGAGGCCGCGGCCGAGGCCGACTGA
- a CDS encoding NUDIX domain-containing protein, with protein MDELVERVDDRDRALGVVVSRRQAVREGWLHRVAVTVCRDEGGRILVHRRSERLSRFPGLYEVVVGGAVDVGESYEQAAARELSEELGIRVLPRLLFTFLNRGGLSPHWLGVHEAVVPDTVAADPDEVAWHGWLTGPELRAALPDRRFTPDSHEAFGRYLAFRAARSAPLVSGGPGMRITWVLGTHGWADCALEDQHAKVELTASHITSAPEEFLTAVARLLAGAAESRVQFEAEPTAYRWIFYREGDDIWIRVLELRDGSDHDNRGTEIWSSQLGINALARAVIRCFDEVAQTYGESGYRGKWGEHFPRAELEALRRLWRARRQLPDTSSSRIHGPDT; from the coding sequence GTGGACGAACTGGTGGAGCGTGTCGACGATCGAGATCGTGCGCTGGGGGTGGTCGTCAGCCGCCGGCAGGCCGTCCGGGAGGGCTGGCTGCACCGGGTCGCCGTGACGGTGTGCCGTGATGAGGGCGGCCGGATCCTCGTTCACCGGCGGTCGGAGCGGCTGTCGCGCTTCCCCGGGCTCTACGAGGTCGTGGTCGGTGGCGCCGTGGATGTGGGTGAGTCCTATGAACAGGCCGCCGCGCGTGAGCTGTCCGAAGAGCTGGGCATTCGTGTGCTGCCACGCCTGCTGTTCACGTTCCTCAACCGCGGCGGTCTGAGCCCTCACTGGCTCGGCGTGCACGAAGCCGTGGTGCCCGACACCGTGGCCGCCGATCCCGACGAGGTCGCCTGGCACGGCTGGCTGACCGGGCCGGAGCTGCGGGCGGCGCTTCCGGACCGGCGCTTCACCCCCGACAGCCACGAGGCCTTCGGCCGGTATCTCGCGTTCAGGGCCGCGCGGTCCGCCCCTCTCGTCTCAGGAGGTCCCGGCATGCGTATCACCTGGGTGCTGGGCACCCACGGCTGGGCCGACTGCGCCCTTGAGGATCAGCACGCCAAGGTCGAGCTCACTGCGTCCCACATCACCAGTGCACCCGAGGAGTTCCTGACCGCGGTGGCCCGACTCCTCGCGGGGGCGGCGGAGAGCCGTGTCCAGTTCGAGGCCGAACCGACCGCTTACCGGTGGATCTTCTATCGCGAAGGCGACGACATCTGGATCCGCGTGCTGGAACTGCGCGACGGCAGCGATCACGACAACAGGGGAACAGAGATCTGGTCGAGCCAGCTCGGCATCAACGCACTCGCCCGCGCCGTGATCCGCTGCTTCGACGAGGTCGCGCAGACCTACGGCGAGAGCGGCTACCGAGGCAAGTGGGGCGAGCACTTCCCCCGAGCCGAACTCGAAGCCCTCAGACGGCTCTGGCGCGCTCGTCGGCAGCTTCCGGACACGTCGTCGTCCCGGATACATGGTCCTGATACGTAA
- a CDS encoding helix-turn-helix domain-containing protein, protein MASLNVGNLGEYLREQRRNAQLSLRQLADAAGVSNPYLSQIERGLRKPSAEVLQQVAKALRISAETLYVRAGILDAERDRDEVETRAVILADPTLNERQKQVLLQIYESFRKENGFEIDSEIGSEGGVGLGAGTGTGTDEVSAPGSAAAGGGDVAPRETAS, encoded by the coding sequence ATGGCATCGCTCAACGTCGGCAATCTTGGTGAGTATCTGCGTGAACAGCGGCGGAACGCGCAGCTGTCGCTCAGGCAGCTCGCCGACGCCGCCGGGGTGTCCAATCCGTATCTGAGCCAGATCGAGCGCGGGCTGCGCAAGCCGAGCGCGGAGGTGTTGCAGCAGGTCGCCAAGGCCCTGCGGATCTCCGCCGAGACGCTGTACGTGCGGGCCGGCATCCTCGACGCCGAGCGGGATCGCGACGAGGTGGAGACACGTGCCGTCATCCTCGCCGATCCCACGCTGAACGAGCGGCAGAAGCAGGTGCTGCTCCAGATCTACGAGTCCTTCCGCAAGGAGAACGGGTTCGAGATCGACAGCGAGATCGGCAGCGAAGGCGGGGTCGGGCTCGGTGCCGGCACCGGTACCGGTACCGACGAGGTCTCGGCACCCGGCTCCGCCGCGGCCGGCGGCGGCGATGTCGCTCCGCGTGAGACGGCGAGTTGA
- a CDS encoding DUF2516 family protein, with protein MSGMLMTGFAGFLGLLKIVLMALAAFGLFDAAFRREDAFRAADKQTKVFWLIILGIALVVSWLFSILSFLPIIGVIASIVYIVDVRPAVKQVSGGGGGGGRRGSSSDGPYGPYNGGR; from the coding sequence GTGAGCGGCATGCTGATGACGGGCTTCGCGGGGTTCCTGGGACTTCTGAAGATCGTCCTGATGGCCCTCGCCGCGTTCGGGCTGTTCGACGCCGCGTTCCGGCGTGAGGACGCGTTCCGTGCGGCGGACAAGCAGACCAAGGTGTTCTGGCTGATCATCCTCGGGATCGCCCTCGTCGTGAGCTGGCTGTTCTCGATCCTGTCGTTCCTGCCGATCATCGGCGTCATCGCGAGCATCGTCTACATCGTGGATGTGCGGCCCGCGGTCAAGCAGGTCTCCGGCGGTGGAGGCGGCGGCGGTCGCCGCGGCTCCAGCAGCGACGGTCCGTACGGGCCGTACAACGGCGGCCGGTGA